GAAGCTTTAGAGTACTTATCTGACGGAGCAAAAGCTATCGCTAAAACAGCTATTGATGCTGCAGCAGATTCAGCAGCAATCACAGCATTGTTGAATCAAGCCATTTATGACGATTATAAAGCAGGAGTTGCCAATGCAGAGGTTGAGTTGGATGAAGCGAAAACAATCGCTAAAGAAGCAATCAATAAATTGGAAAACTTAACTGCTACTCAAAGAGATGCTGCCCTTAAAGATATTGCCAAAGCAACAAATAAAACGGCAGTAACAAATGTGTTGGATGTAGCCAAGACTATGGATCAAGAAAATGCGAATGCGAATGAAGCTGCAAAGCTTCTTGAAAAAGAAAAAGCAGATGCAAAAGCAGAAATTGATGCGTTGCCTTATTTAACACAAGAAATGAAAAATGGTTACAAAGCGGAAGTAACAAATGCTAAAGATTCTGCTGCTGTCAATGAAGTATTGAGCAGAGCAAATACTGAAAATACAACTATTGAAACAGAAAAAGCAGCATTTGAAGCGGCAAAAAAAGCGCTTGTGGATCGAATCAATAACTCAGCTGAATTAACTGCCGAAGATAAAAAATCCTTGATTTCTGAAGCGATTGACTGTAAAACAAACGCTGAGGTTGCTGATCTTACAATAAAAGTAGAACAATTGATTGCAGATCGCTCAGTTGAAAATGCGGCTGAATCAGTAGCAAAAACCGTTATCAAAAATCAAATCGATACATTGGATCAATTGTCTGCTGCTCAGAAGTCAGCATACAAAAACCGTGTAGAGGCGCTTGAGAAAAAGGCAGATATGGTTGCAGTCTACAACGAAGCGAAGGCTGAAAACAATAGAGTAGCCGATAAAGCAACTGTCAATAATATCACTAAGCTAATTGCTTCTGGTTCTTTTGTAGAAGCGCAAAAAGAGATCAATAAATTAAGAACAGACAGTACTCGTAAAGAATACCAAACGAAATTGGATGAAAGTATTGCTCTAGCAACGGCTAAAGCTGAAGCGAACAAGCAAATCGATACTTTAGGAAACTTAAGTGCAGAAGAGAAAACTGCAGCTAAAGAAAAGATTTCTAAATTGACAACAAAAGCAGCGGTAGAAAAAGCTGTAGCTGAACTAGTCAAAGCAGATAATCTTGCACATGACAAGGATTTGATCGATATGGCTACTCTTCAAATCAAAGCAAAAGAATTTGAAGCAGCTGCAAAAACAATTGAAAGAATCCGTGATGCTGAAACAAAAGCTAAGCTACAAAAGCAATTAGAAGATGCACAAAAAGTAGCACCGACTATCAAAGGAACGGGTCATGTAAGTAAGATTGGTTGGCAAAAAACAGTTGATATGAATGAAATTATTGGTACAACTGGTAGAAAACTTGCGCTTGAAGCAGTGAAAATCAATTTGGCAGATGTTGAAATGCCAGAGGATGCGAAGAAACTTGAAGGCGGTATTGAATATCGTGCGCATGTTCGCAACATCGGATGGCAAAAGTATGTTTCAAACGGAGAGATGGCTGGAACAACAGGAAAATCATTACAAATGGAAGCTATTCAAATCAAATTGACAGGTGAATTAGCAGAAAAATATAATGTTGAATACCGTGCACATGTGAAAGACATTGGTTGGCAAAAATATGTTTCCAATGGAGCTGTGGCTGGAACAACAGGCAAATCACTACGAATGGAAGCTGTCCAAATCCGTTTAGTAGAGAAAAAATAGCTCTCAATAATTCAAAATCGACCTTTTAAAGCCCTTGCTTAAATACAATAGTTAGACGCTAAATGACACAACATCTAGAGTGATTTCTAGTTGTTGTGTCATTTTATAATTAAATGGGCTTGAAACATGTTTTTTGTGTGCTATAAACTGTTTTATCTCTATAGATCTGTTATATAAAATATCGTTTTTTATTACAAATTGTGGATTTTGTAAGCAAATATATGTAATTTTATAATTGAGAATGATAGACTGTTTTTGAAAGCACTTAAATAGAAAAGGGGAAGAAAATGTATTATGTAGTGATGTCCTCTCACGATATTCGTCGAAACTTAGCGACAGAGCAATATATATTGAATCAAAAAGACTTTGACGAAGCAGTGATTTTATTTTATATTCAAAAACCATGTGTAATTGTCGGACGAAATCAAAATGTTCGAGCAGAAGTCGATTTAAAATATGCTGAAGCAAATAATATTACGATCACACGCAGACTATCCGGTGGCGGTGCTGTGTATGACGATTTGGGTAATCTTAGTTTTAGCTTTGTTGTAAATGCAGAACATGAAGCATTCGGCGATTTTAAACGATTTACAGAACCGTTGATCACTGCTTTACATGAGATGGGAGCTGTTGGCGCTGAAATCAGTGGACGCAATGACTTGTTGATCGATGGTAAGAAGTTTTCTGGTAACGCGATGTACACGAAAAATAAAAAGATGTATTCTCATGGAACACTGATGTTTGACGTCAAACTTGATGAAGTGGGTCGTGTATTGACTGTATCCGAAAAGAAGCTAGCATCAAAAGGCACAAAATCTGTAAGAAGCCGTGTAACGAATCTCAAACCATTTTTATCAAAGGAATATCAAACACTTACTACAGAAGAGTTTCGAGATCAATTACTATTACGTCTATTCGAAGTAGATACCTTGGAAGCAATCAAAGACTATGAATATTTGCTGACACAAAAAGATGAAGCTGCAATCGATCAACTTGTCGCAGATATCTATGCAAATGACGAATGGATTTTTGGTGAGGAGCCTAAATTTACCATCAAACGTGAAGAAAAATTCAAAGGTGGACTCATGGAAGCCAATATTTCTGTAGAAAAAGGGCGGATAGCAGCTATTACGATCTATGGTGATTATTTTAGCCAAAAAGATACTAAGGATCTAGAAACACTGTTAGTTGGTTGTGAATATAAGAGTGAAGCAATCGAGCAAAGACTAAAGCCAATTTTGATCGACGAGTATTTTAATCATGTAACGAAAGCGGAATTTATCCAGCTCTTGGTAGATTAATCAGGAGGAAGTAAAATGATAACATTTGAACGAGTATCAAAACATTACCACCATAACGGCATGGTGATTTCTGCGTTAAAAGACATTACCTTGCAAATTAATGATCATGAAATATTTGGCGTAATTGGTGAAAGTGGTTCAGGGAAATCGACCCTACTGCGAATGATCAACACATTGGAACTACCTGATCATGGACAAATCAAAGTTGCCGATCATGATATTGAAACGTTTAGCGAAGTAGAACAACGAAGAAGTCGTAAAAACATTGGAATGATTTTTCAACAGTTCAATTTGCTCCACAACCAAACGGTTAAAGAAAATGTGGGCTTACCATTACGATTAAATAGAACGTATGATGAGCCTAAAATTCAGAAAGTTCTTGAATTTGTTCGTTTAGAAGACAAAATAAATCATTATCCCAAGCAGCTCAGCGGTGGCGAAAAACAACGTGTTGGTATCGCACGTGCGCTGATCAATGAACCGGAGGTATTACTTTGTGATGAACCGACTTCTGCTTTAGATGGTCAAAATGCTTCTGACGTTATGGAACTGTTGAGAGAGATCAATCAAACGTTCGGTACAACAATGGTCGTTGTCAGTCATGAATTAAATTTGATCAAATATTTATGTGATCGAGTGGCTATATTGGATAAAGGGCAAGTGCAAGAGATAATCACGGTACCAAAAAAAGAACAGCAGCCAACCTTTGAAAATTATTATGAACGTATTCGGGAGAGCTTAACATGATGACAGAATACTTAGAAAAAATCAGCTATTATCTTCCTGAAATGTCACAAGCATTATCAGAGAGTGGAATCATGCTTGTGATATCCATTGCCGCAGCAATTATTGTTGGTTTGCCATTAGGGACGTATGTCTATTTAGTCAAGCAACAGCCAACGAGATCAAATCGAGTTATGGGTATATTCTTAAATGGCTATATCAATATTGTACGTTCATTTCCATTTTTATTATTCGTTGTGGCGTTGATTCCTGTGACACGCTTAGTGTTAGGAACGGCTTTTGGAACCTACGCGGCAGCTTTCCCCCTAAGTTTTGTGGCAGTGGCGATTTATGCGCGATTGGTGGAACAGGTGTTGCTGGAAGTGCCTACGGATATTTTAGAATTAGCTCAGGCTTTAGGCAGTACCAGACCTCAGTTGATTTTCCGTTTTTTATATGTAGAAGCGCGTTCAGGTTTAGTGTTGGCCTTGACCTCAGTTATAATCAGTATGGTTTCCTATTCAACAGTGATGGGTGTGATCGGTGGCGGTGGAATCGGTGATTTTGCTCTAAGATACGGATATCAGCGTTACGAATATGCGGTAATGTACACAGCGATCGTTTTAATGATTCTATTTGTTAGTTTGATTCAAATTAGCGGCAGTTGGGTCGCGAAACGAATAAATAAAAAATAAGTGATAGGAGCGAATTATGAAGAAAAAGTTATGGATCAGTTTGTTAGTAGTTGCGGGATTGGTAATAGTCGGATGTGGTGGACAAAAGAAAGACGCAAATTCAACGGAAAAAGAAGATAAAGTCATCAAAGTCGCTTCACACATTCCCTCTACCGTTGAAGTCGTTGAATTAGCAGGAAAAAATATTGAAGATGGGTATAAAGTAGAGTTGGTGCAAGTGAACGATAATATTCAGTATAACGAGTTGCTGAATGCTAAAGAAATCGATGCAAACTTTGCCCAGCACGAACCGTTTATGCAAAAATTCAATGAAGAAAAAGATGGAAATTTAGTTGTCGTTCAAAAAATTTATAATGCAAAAGTTGGTTTTTATTCTAAAGAGTATAAAGATATTGCAGACTTGCCGCAAGGAGCCAAAATTGCTTTACCAAGTGATGTGTCCAATGAAGGTCGTGCATTGGCAATTTTGGATGAGGCTGGCTTGATCAAATTAAAGGATGGCGTAGGCTTCAATGGAACGATCAAAGATATTGTTGAAAATCCTAAAAAGTTTGAATGGGTATCTGTGGATTTGTTGAATTTAGCAGAAGCTTATAATGAAAAAGATATTGCCATGGTCTATAATTACCCAACATATATTGCGAAGATCGGTTTAACACCAAAAGATGCGATTTTACTAGAGGAAAAAGTCGATGAACGTTTTGCGATCAGTTTGGTCGCACGTGAAGACAACAAAGATTCAGATGAAATCAAAGCATTGAAAAAAGCTATGACCAGTGACAAAGTCAGAGAGCTTTTAGAAACAAAATATAGTGAGACATTGACACCGGCATTCTAGAAAAAAAGGTTGTGGTATCGCTCGAAGAGCAATACCACAACCTTTTTCTTACTAACCCATGATGTTATTATTTTCTGCTGCTAATTCTATTTCTTTTGCATAATGACTCATGCTCAACTGGTAATTATCCATAGAAGTCAAGTCATGTTCGATATGGCTCAAACGTTTATTTAATTCATTGATTTTTATAAGAGTTTGTTCTAACACTTCAAGCATACGTTCATCTGTACTCATGATCATTCCTCCAAAATATTATTGTTCTTCTAGTTTTTTAATTGGGTTCATCGTATAATCAACTGCTTTTGACCGATAAAATAGTGCGTAAAGAATCGTGCAAGCAACAGGAATCATCGC
This sequence is a window from Enterococcus wangshanyuanii. Protein-coding genes within it:
- a CDS encoding KxYKxGKxW signal peptide domain-containing protein, coding for MKSNKNFRKDDLSPESNTKKIYKMYKRKKQWVVAPVVLGLLLNALSPAAALAVTDSEQTDAVTAQARAVDNELLELIEQATTNINALVSLTSEAKATYVAAVQESDTKEKVEEQLLNAYKEDVAEALKAVDTFYVSKIDGLTSLSTDQKEAAKNAISAALAFDSLKNAFNAMSDSTTYSTFKAAFDKQLAKNKEAADILVKENVELDAALADLPKYKAEQKAVINGLSQFQEIEKQNLYIEIDKAADKSAIDGIITDAKAENKTRLATAVAAKVAELKVETAKLAELNSSKQTELNAKIDEVAGSNDDAALAKLNTLAGEIEQAIAEATANDELAKLNAAKSELKAKIANDKAENQQITDADVSAFNSRVNSAKTLEAVAVVKADWLSFVAAATIKGKELDEAKSGATTLIGGLPTIDATLKANYLKDVELAQTSEEVAAIVTSAQAEERKAVEKNAAELKAIKDQAIKEINALTNLSKVEKKAKTDAVEATNDKNEIADLVRTAKEADAARALTAEKEAAKGKVEALEYLSDGAKAIAKTAIDAAADSAAITALLNQAIYDDYKAGVANAEVELDEAKTIAKEAINKLENLTATQRDAALKDIAKATNKTAVTNVLDVAKTMDQENANANEAAKLLEKEKADAKAEIDALPYLTQEMKNGYKAEVTNAKDSAAVNEVLSRANTENTTIETEKAAFEAAKKALVDRINNSAELTAEDKKSLISEAIDCKTNAEVADLTIKVEQLIADRSVENAAESVAKTVIKNQIDTLDQLSAAQKSAYKNRVEALEKKADMVAVYNEAKAENNRVADKATVNNITKLIASGSFVEAQKEINKLRTDSTRKEYQTKLDESIALATAKAEANKQIDTLGNLSAEEKTAAKEKISKLTTKAAVEKAVAELVKADNLAHDKDLIDMATLQIKAKEFEAAAKTIERIRDAETKAKLQKQLEDAQKVAPTIKGTGHVSKIGWQKTVDMNEIIGTTGRKLALEAVKINLADVEMPEDAKKLEGGIEYRAHVRNIGWQKYVSNGEMAGTTGKSLQMEAIQIKLTGELAEKYNVEYRAHVKDIGWQKYVSNGAVAGTTGKSLRMEAVQIRLVEKK
- a CDS encoding lipoate--protein ligase; translated protein: MYYVVMSSHDIRRNLATEQYILNQKDFDEAVILFYIQKPCVIVGRNQNVRAEVDLKYAEANNITITRRLSGGGAVYDDLGNLSFSFVVNAEHEAFGDFKRFTEPLITALHEMGAVGAEISGRNDLLIDGKKFSGNAMYTKNKKMYSHGTLMFDVKLDEVGRVLTVSEKKLASKGTKSVRSRVTNLKPFLSKEYQTLTTEEFRDQLLLRLFEVDTLEAIKDYEYLLTQKDEAAIDQLVADIYANDEWIFGEEPKFTIKREEKFKGGLMEANISVEKGRIAAITIYGDYFSQKDTKDLETLLVGCEYKSEAIEQRLKPILIDEYFNHVTKAEFIQLLVD
- a CDS encoding methionine ABC transporter ATP-binding protein, producing MITFERVSKHYHHNGMVISALKDITLQINDHEIFGVIGESGSGKSTLLRMINTLELPDHGQIKVADHDIETFSEVEQRRSRKNIGMIFQQFNLLHNQTVKENVGLPLRLNRTYDEPKIQKVLEFVRLEDKINHYPKQLSGGEKQRVGIARALINEPEVLLCDEPTSALDGQNASDVMELLREINQTFGTTMVVVSHELNLIKYLCDRVAILDKGQVQEIITVPKKEQQPTFENYYERIRESLT
- a CDS encoding methionine ABC transporter permease: MMTEYLEKISYYLPEMSQALSESGIMLVISIAAAIIVGLPLGTYVYLVKQQPTRSNRVMGIFLNGYINIVRSFPFLLFVVALIPVTRLVLGTAFGTYAAAFPLSFVAVAIYARLVEQVLLEVPTDILELAQALGSTRPQLIFRFLYVEARSGLVLALTSVIISMVSYSTVMGVIGGGGIGDFALRYGYQRYEYAVMYTAIVLMILFVSLIQISGSWVAKRINKK
- a CDS encoding MetQ/NlpA family ABC transporter substrate-binding protein, with translation MKKKLWISLLVVAGLVIVGCGGQKKDANSTEKEDKVIKVASHIPSTVEVVELAGKNIEDGYKVELVQVNDNIQYNELLNAKEIDANFAQHEPFMQKFNEEKDGNLVVVQKIYNAKVGFYSKEYKDIADLPQGAKIALPSDVSNEGRALAILDEAGLIKLKDGVGFNGTIKDIVENPKKFEWVSVDLLNLAEAYNEKDIAMVYNYPTYIAKIGLTPKDAILLEEKVDERFAISLVAREDNKDSDEIKALKKAMTSDKVRELLETKYSETLTPAF